One Bacteroidota bacterium DNA segment encodes these proteins:
- a CDS encoding C25 family cysteine peptidase: protein MLFVCSNAVGQSIHVRELSRQANSVTVEITVPQPAFDTDANHALHLRAYHEQRRTGDPLAELVIPIRASKSASVVVVSHVDQSIRLSAALVSPRTRIADHYGIGFAQLRYIGRMRAAPVSRLALGILDQTVPNEIRYTRRVVVRISDPLGLPSSSVTDLAEPFQVSTGVFKQRLSATHPSAPAPSHSIALKGGRILSDTDVKQSPGIQADDGNVYRMYVRKTGIYHIAFEDLKNFGIDPGSVDPNTLRIVNRGQQVPVYVFDHQDGHFDPNDYFEFYGEEKHYDGPGTFGDFYYDPDTKDNVYYLVWGTHYSPVPLGGVKRMVEESGEIREVDRAKFINVRDSAFWSLVHVEQDNIHDDLDISDVDRRSDLRDHDFMAIVGTGQLYRGSYTTQAIVPFADVRQNRPISIRAALHGISHFDPGATDPKGIELPNVDSEDVASISVNNRDVLHGTWDSQTLKFLSTDTASQLSSGQPTAQLLGGPVLDTSGNVSPIGITFSQRRQTTTQGCRFAINWIELGYDRLYYAYQDELAFHAPQHAASALYQFTLQNFSRTDISIYRVGVSKISNVVITSNPDQPRSTKAIFQLNVASDADGFLAVTEAGKLKPTRYVKDDFAGLASPANSGAYLIITNRDHLPKAHSGARVPLQDLADYRASANHVTTKIVDVANIYDEFNYGARSPNAIKAFLSYAYNSWQDPPKYVLLVGVTHQGNDDPKPYKPTDQVPAPYVQAYLEGNVAADAWYAMLDGDDLVPDILLGRLATPDIKGDAAYFAKLKEFEADRVTPGDWKNKALFIGAGGSFDTDIDGIIQRALPGRVSVLRQSTVITSPYRSSDQTLVNNVNNGLAFIGYFGHGGNAIWDDPLDSTGRPVLDNSDLSRFHNSLHYPIILSMTCFTAGYDGPSVGILNTLQNAAGAGTIACMGTTSFGWEQNDEHMAESVVPHLFDSVGGPIAERINAGKIEFLLRADAGDLIPPTLMYCYHFLGDPLAAPHPPSEHVTLTLGSRTIMPGGSVHLSGTTTITSGTASIELVDTKMSPLSPPHLIGGIPVTGGAFSITDNVPAISISHAAYRVTISDNSDARYAATSEDVTITDSRITELDFEPRPLPVGSQLDFSAAIQTPQAIVTVIDSLTIYSQNAAGQIASRTIMLPMTASGDRYHAVVAGNQLKAGDKVVSKVVLTTSSGTVVSDSATIIVGAAVDPSVMKDAYHRTLSGKYLATKNGLAWQERVYNWGASPIGSSTVTLLDERTGSPQIVGSTVVNGLGAHSDALLSIPVPITNVDSALYALAISPDAGGSPLNLRDSLRTNDTTLAMPYAPGAAAYQRSSGIAAHFNSEEIVLSLSPNTEGSINADVIRVNRQYMPAQTVQPDIHFLPLYTSNGRKYAGVRVVSDSLGAIPLVDSNSTLTVRVDSLAGHPIGSLFIYRQDDRSKLWTKLSTTPNGNTLTARLRNLGTFAVAYNTDTKDPVVDMTVEGQIFSQNGEVPPVPHIHAIAQDANGIDLTPGKTILKIDNQLADFVMLDSGRTTTTVNLRLEPSLAEGNHKITIQATDNNGRMNVAKELDVHVSNGFSIGVLGSFPNPFTKEYMFIAYEIRGIAFATSVSLDIYTVSGRRIRTETFPSNDPTRSFGFLKGGTGVPTSLGYHEVWWDGRDDNGDEVANGVYFYRFGAQTPDASRDITGKFARLR, encoded by the coding sequence CGACTGGAGTATTCAAACAGAGACTCTCAGCGACGCATCCTTCGGCGCCGGCACCATCGCACTCGATAGCCTTAAAAGGAGGTCGAATATTATCGGACACTGATGTGAAGCAATCGCCCGGCATACAGGCCGATGATGGCAATGTCTACAGAATGTACGTGCGGAAGACGGGTATTTATCACATTGCGTTCGAGGACCTAAAGAACTTCGGCATCGATCCGGGCAGCGTCGATCCCAATACGCTCCGCATCGTGAATCGAGGGCAGCAGGTGCCGGTTTATGTGTTCGATCATCAGGATGGACACTTCGATCCGAACGATTACTTCGAGTTCTATGGCGAGGAAAAGCATTACGATGGCCCCGGTACATTCGGTGATTTCTACTACGATCCCGATACCAAAGACAATGTCTATTATCTCGTATGGGGCACCCACTACTCTCCCGTTCCACTCGGCGGAGTAAAGCGAATGGTCGAGGAGTCCGGCGAGATTCGCGAAGTCGATCGCGCAAAATTTATCAATGTGCGGGACAGCGCCTTCTGGTCGCTGGTACATGTGGAGCAGGACAACATCCATGACGATCTCGATATTTCCGATGTGGACCGGCGTTCGGATCTTCGGGATCATGACTTCATGGCGATTGTCGGTACCGGGCAGCTCTATCGTGGCAGCTACACAACGCAAGCCATCGTCCCGTTTGCTGATGTGCGACAGAACCGGCCCATCTCCATTCGCGCCGCGCTCCACGGCATCTCGCATTTCGATCCCGGTGCTACCGATCCCAAAGGCATCGAGCTTCCGAACGTCGATAGCGAAGACGTTGCCTCGATCTCCGTCAACAATCGGGATGTGCTGCACGGAACGTGGGACAGCCAAACGCTGAAGTTCCTTTCGACCGACACGGCATCACAGCTCTCCTCGGGTCAGCCGACGGCGCAACTGCTTGGTGGGCCCGTACTCGATACCAGTGGCAATGTGTCGCCGATCGGCATCACATTTTCGCAACGCAGACAGACCACGACGCAGGGCTGCCGCTTCGCGATTAATTGGATCGAGCTCGGATACGATCGATTATACTATGCGTATCAGGACGAGTTGGCATTTCATGCACCACAGCACGCAGCCTCTGCACTCTACCAATTCACCTTGCAGAACTTTAGCCGGACCGATATATCGATTTATCGCGTCGGGGTCTCGAAGATTTCGAATGTCGTCATCACGTCAAACCCCGATCAACCCAGGAGCACCAAGGCGATCTTCCAGCTCAATGTTGCGAGCGATGCCGACGGGTTTCTCGCCGTCACCGAAGCCGGAAAGCTCAAACCAACGCGATATGTGAAAGATGATTTTGCCGGACTAGCTTCACCGGCAAATTCCGGAGCCTATCTCATTATCACCAATCGCGATCATCTTCCGAAAGCACATTCCGGCGCCCGCGTCCCGCTTCAAGATTTGGCAGACTATCGAGCGAGCGCAAATCATGTCACGACTAAAATTGTCGATGTTGCCAATATCTATGACGAATTCAATTATGGAGCGCGCTCGCCAAATGCCATCAAAGCATTTCTGAGCTACGCATACAATTCATGGCAGGATCCTCCAAAGTATGTACTGCTCGTTGGCGTCACGCACCAGGGCAATGATGATCCGAAGCCTTACAAACCGACCGACCAGGTTCCGGCACCGTATGTGCAAGCCTATCTCGAAGGAAATGTCGCTGCCGATGCCTGGTACGCGATGCTTGATGGCGACGATCTCGTCCCTGACATTTTGCTCGGACGGCTCGCGACTCCGGACATCAAAGGTGACGCAGCCTACTTCGCCAAGCTGAAAGAATTTGAAGCGGACCGTGTCACTCCTGGCGATTGGAAGAACAAAGCGCTGTTCATCGGTGCAGGCGGAAGCTTCGATACTGACATTGATGGTATCATTCAACGCGCGTTGCCGGGTCGGGTCAGTGTGTTGCGCCAATCGACGGTAATTACATCGCCATATCGCAGTTCGGACCAGACACTCGTGAACAACGTTAACAATGGACTCGCTTTCATCGGCTATTTCGGTCACGGCGGCAATGCCATTTGGGATGATCCGCTCGATAGTACCGGACGTCCCGTGCTGGACAATTCGGACTTGTCGCGATTCCATAATTCACTGCATTACCCGATCATTCTGAGCATGACTTGCTTCACAGCAGGCTATGATGGGCCATCGGTTGGCATCCTGAATACGCTGCAAAATGCGGCAGGTGCCGGTACCATTGCCTGCATGGGGACAACGAGCTTTGGGTGGGAGCAAAATGACGAGCACATGGCGGAGTCAGTTGTTCCACACTTGTTCGATTCTGTAGGTGGGCCCATTGCAGAACGCATTAATGCAGGGAAGATTGAATTTCTCTTGCGAGCGGATGCAGGCGATCTGATACCGCCGACGCTCATGTACTGCTATCACTTCCTCGGCGATCCACTGGCGGCGCCTCATCCGCCAAGCGAGCATGTTACACTCACGCTGGGATCGAGGACGATCATGCCGGGCGGGTCGGTTCATTTGAGCGGAACGACGACCATTACATCAGGGACGGCATCGATCGAGCTGGTTGATACGAAAATGAGTCCTCTCTCACCGCCGCACCTGATTGGTGGCATTCCAGTGACAGGAGGCGCATTTTCGATAACGGATAATGTCCCGGCAATCTCGATTTCCCACGCGGCGTATCGTGTCACGATTTCGGACAATTCCGATGCCCGCTATGCCGCTACGAGCGAGGACGTAACGATTACCGACTCGCGCATCACGGAGCTCGATTTCGAACCGCGGCCTCTGCCGGTTGGCTCGCAGCTCGATTTCAGTGCGGCCATCCAGACGCCACAAGCGATCGTTACTGTGATCGATTCACTTACGATCTATTCTCAGAATGCTGCTGGGCAGATCGCATCACGCACGATCATGCTTCCAATGACAGCAAGTGGCGACCGTTACCATGCTGTGGTTGCGGGCAATCAGTTGAAAGCTGGTGATAAAGTTGTTAGCAAGGTTGTCCTGACGACGTCATCCGGGACTGTCGTTTCCGATTCCGCTACGATTATCGTTGGAGCAGCGGTGGATCCATCGGTGATGAAGGACGCATATCATCGCACGCTTTCCGGCAAATATCTTGCGACCAAGAATGGCCTCGCCTGGCAAGAGCGCGTCTATAATTGGGGAGCATCACCGATCGGATCGAGTACCGTCACACTGCTGGATGAAAGGACTGGTAGCCCACAAATCGTCGGCAGCACAGTGGTGAATGGACTTGGGGCACACTCGGATGCGCTGCTTTCCATTCCTGTTCCTATAACGAATGTTGATTCTGCGCTCTATGCGCTCGCAATTAGTCCCGATGCAGGAGGCAGCCCGCTAAATCTTCGAGATAGCCTCCGCACAAACGATACCACGCTCGCGATGCCTTATGCCCCCGGCGCCGCGGCATACCAACGCAGCTCGGGCATTGCGGCACATTTCAATTCGGAAGAAATTGTGCTCTCGCTGAGTCCGAACACGGAGGGAAGCATCAATGCCGATGTGATCCGTGTCAATCGGCAATACATGCCGGCGCAGACTGTGCAGCCGGACATTCACTTCCTCCCTCTGTACACATCTAATGGTCGCAAGTATGCTGGTGTTAGGGTTGTGAGCGATTCCCTTGGTGCAATACCGCTGGTGGATTCCAATTCCACACTGACAGTGCGTGTCGATTCTTTGGCCGGACATCCGATCGGATCGCTTTTCATTTACCGGCAGGACGATCGCTCGAAGTTGTGGACGAAACTCTCGACAACGCCAAACGGCAATACGCTCACGGCAAGGTTACGCAATCTCGGGACGTTTGCTGTTGCCTACAACACGGATACCAAAGACCCGGTCGTCGATATGACGGTGGAGGGACAAATCTTCTCTCAAAATGGTGAAGTGCCTCCAGTGCCGCATATTCATGCCATTGCCCAAGATGCGAATGGAATTGACCTCACTCCGGGCAAGACGATCCTGAAAATCGACAATCAACTCGCAGACTTTGTGATGCTCGATTCCGGTCGAACAACAACGACAGTTAATCTGCGACTCGAACCTTCGCTCGCGGAAGGCAATCACAAGATTACCATTCAGGCCACTGACAACAACGGACGGATGAATGTCGCGAAAGAGCTGGATGTACACGTTTCGAATGGCTTCTCGATTGGTGTGCTCGGTTCGTTTCCAAACCCGTTTACGAAGGAGTACATGTTCATCGCGTACGAGATTCGCGGCATCGCGTTCGCAACTTCTGTGAGTCTGGATATATACACCGTGAGTGGCCGGCGCATTCGAACGGAGACGTTTCCATCGAACGATCCGACGAGGAGCTTCGGATTCTTAAAAGGTGGCACCGGCGTGCCTACAAGTTTAGGCTATCACGAAGTCTGGTGGGATGGCCGCGATGATAACGGCGATGAAGTGGCTAACGGGGTCTATTTCTATCGCTTTGGCGCCCAAACACCAGACGCCAGCCGAGACATCACAGGAAAATTTGCGAGACTAAGGTAA
- a CDS encoding SLBB domain-containing protein, which yields MKSIKVICIVLVACCAALSAARAQRPATGQPGVGTGTSQPLTPSSPNMPIFNVYRGGEVQIDVNLWGYVNSPGHYRVPGSTSLVELLSFAGGPSAQARLVDIRIVHADTAQEKRVETYNLEAYRDNGDLAQNPLLVPGDTIIVSGRALDVFFQAIGIITNIMVIITALINFISFTTK from the coding sequence GTGAAGAGTATCAAAGTCATCTGCATTGTTCTCGTGGCGTGCTGCGCTGCACTAAGCGCAGCGCGAGCGCAACGCCCAGCCACTGGACAGCCGGGAGTCGGAACGGGAACGAGCCAGCCGCTCACGCCGAGCTCGCCGAACATGCCGATCTTCAATGTCTACCGTGGTGGCGAAGTGCAGATCGATGTGAATCTCTGGGGCTATGTGAATTCTCCCGGTCATTATCGCGTGCCCGGCTCAACTTCGCTCGTGGAATTGCTCAGCTTTGCCGGTGGACCATCTGCCCAGGCGAGACTCGTCGATATCCGAATTGTCCATGCCGACACCGCGCAGGAGAAGCGTGTCGAAACTTACAATCTCGAAGCCTACCGCGATAACGGTGATCTGGCACAGAATCCGTTACTGGTTCCGGGTGATACGATCATCGTCAGCGGCCGCGCACTCGATGTATTCTTCCAGGCGATTGGGATTATCACGAATATCATGGTCATCATCACCGCGCTAATCAATTTCATTTCGTTTACGACGAAATAA
- the era gene encoding GTPase Era gives MFDFRTGYCAIVGIPNAGKSTLMNALLGTKLSIVSRKPQTTRKRVLGIFSSETEQMVFLDTPGIMPRPNTLLHKAMLEEVKRSFADADVILVLAEAHKPFDSALPGNWDEYKRIAGTKPIILAISKIDLSKKRTDLLPVLQHYGEQTEFTEIVPISSLKKSNLPELVKTLRKYLPVAEPFYDTEQLSDQNDRFFVGELVREVIFQKYKEEIPYSTEVEVREFKERENGKWFVSADVVVERDSQKAILVGRGGLALKSLGEQARKEIERFLTHPVFLELHVKTRADWRDNKRSLAELGYRT, from the coding sequence ATGTTTGATTTCAGGACTGGTTATTGTGCGATCGTCGGCATACCGAATGCCGGGAAATCCACGCTGATGAATGCGCTCCTTGGCACGAAACTCTCGATCGTTTCGCGGAAGCCGCAGACGACCCGAAAGCGGGTGCTTGGCATTTTTTCAAGCGAAACAGAGCAGATGGTCTTTCTCGATACACCGGGTATTATGCCGCGGCCGAACACACTGCTGCACAAGGCGATGCTCGAGGAAGTGAAGCGCTCATTTGCGGATGCCGACGTGATACTGGTGCTCGCTGAAGCGCACAAGCCATTCGATTCAGCGCTACCCGGCAATTGGGACGAATACAAGCGCATTGCCGGCACAAAGCCGATTATTCTCGCGATCTCGAAGATTGACCTATCCAAGAAACGAACGGACCTGCTTCCGGTCCTTCAACATTACGGCGAGCAAACCGAGTTTACTGAGATCGTCCCGATTTCTTCTCTGAAGAAATCGAACCTACCGGAACTGGTGAAAACTCTCCGGAAATACTTACCAGTTGCCGAGCCATTTTACGATACAGAGCAACTCAGCGACCAGAACGATCGCTTCTTCGTCGGTGAACTCGTTCGCGAAGTGATCTTCCAGAAGTACAAGGAAGAGATCCCTTACTCGACCGAAGTGGAGGTGCGCGAGTTCAAAGAGCGGGAGAATGGAAAGTGGTTTGTGAGCGCAGATGTCGTCGTCGAGCGCGATTCGCAGAAAGCGATCCTGGTTGGCCGTGGCGGGCTTGCCCTCAAATCGCTCGGGGAACAGGCCCGAAAAGAAATCGAACGCTTCCTCACGCATCCTGTTTTCCTCGAACTTCATGTAAAGACCCGCGCCGATTGGCGCGACAATAAGCGATCGCTCGCAGAATTAGGATATAGAACATAG
- a CDS encoding extracellular solute-binding protein yields MSRRAALALCACLLLVSASCNRGITPGVLRFSHFWSEPAQRAYMDTMLAGFHREHPEIPVEVSELSWSDGKTKLMVGFNSETAPDILELGSDWVAQFSASGVLLPLDSNASLIERFTNSPAYSHAPGMWGRHYYAVPWLLDTRVIFINDQLAGSEDASDGARESHVTQAFHDWDWKTMQSLADAIHRAGSSGIGVNGPDQHRLYKKFLPYVWSNGGDLFDSLGHPTMNSPENIEALRFYVDQIHVGVMETQKNLDDAFVRGKLGVWFSGSWLLPRLVKAPFRWHTMLFPGNNDHHGESFAGGEYLAINKNSAMKREAQVFLEYITRRDNELAFARRVNEYPADIQSQSDTFYLHRREGSVFTEQLQHARMTPVIPQWLDVEAIIEDEVSEALYKRETPEQAMASMQRRTEERMKQP; encoded by the coding sequence ATGTCACGCCGGGCCGCACTCGCGCTTTGCGCCTGCTTGTTGCTGGTTTCGGCATCGTGCAATCGAGGCATTACGCCTGGAGTGCTGCGCTTTTCGCATTTTTGGTCGGAGCCGGCGCAGCGAGCCTACATGGACACGATGCTTGCCGGCTTCCATCGTGAGCATCCGGAGATTCCCGTCGAAGTGTCAGAGCTTAGCTGGTCAGATGGCAAGACGAAGTTGATGGTTGGCTTTAACTCAGAGACCGCACCTGACATTCTTGAGCTTGGCTCGGATTGGGTTGCGCAGTTCTCTGCAAGTGGTGTGCTGTTGCCTCTGGATTCGAATGCTTCTCTCATTGAGCGATTTACCAATTCACCGGCGTATTCACATGCACCAGGCATGTGGGGCAGACATTATTACGCCGTGCCGTGGCTGCTCGATACAAGAGTCATATTTATCAACGATCAACTCGCAGGCTCCGAGGATGCTTCCGATGGGGCTCGTGAGTCCCATGTGACCCAAGCGTTCCATGATTGGGACTGGAAGACCATGCAGTCCTTGGCTGATGCAATCCACCGCGCGGGCTCTTCGGGAATCGGTGTCAATGGTCCCGATCAGCATCGTCTCTACAAAAAATTCTTGCCATATGTGTGGTCTAACGGAGGCGATCTCTTCGATAGCCTCGGGCACCCCACAATGAACTCACCTGAGAATATCGAGGCGCTACGCTTCTATGTGGATCAAATCCACGTTGGGGTCATGGAGACGCAAAAGAATCTGGACGATGCCTTCGTGCGCGGGAAGCTTGGAGTGTGGTTTAGTGGCTCGTGGCTCCTGCCCAGGCTTGTGAAAGCTCCGTTTCGATGGCACACCATGCTCTTCCCCGGCAATAACGATCATCATGGCGAATCATTTGCCGGCGGGGAATACCTTGCGATCAACAAGAATAGCGCGATGAAGCGCGAGGCACAAGTGTTTCTCGAATACATCACTCGACGGGACAATGAGTTGGCGTTCGCTCGGCGCGTGAACGAATATCCCGCTGATATTCAGTCGCAGTCTGATACATTCTATTTGCATCGCCGTGAGGGCTCCGTCTTCACCGAGCAACTCCAGCATGCCCGGATGACGCCAGTGATTCCACAATGGCTCGATGTCGAGGCGATTATCGAGGATGAAGTATCCGAAGCGCTGTACAAGAGGGAGACGCCGGAACAAGCGATGGCGTCCATGCAGCGGCGGACCGAAGAGCGCATGAAGCAACCGTAG
- a CDS encoding DUF1015 domain-containing protein, whose product MPEFLPFVGTRYDSSKVTLANVTSPPYDVISDELRDVLYARDEHNVVRLEFSREPDPYASAYQLLRQWEQQGILRREANPGYYVYRQIFHAPGIDASGGSAPRISEMTRTGVIGRLRLSPYDAKEIIPHERTHAGPKQDRMRLMEATRANFSPIFGLISDPSFVFDQTLEIATVQPAIANLEEELPDGRTIRHLLWRLDDQGAIERIARIVGSQSVVIADGHHRYETALEYQGRHPEIPQAGYIMSYVSNLQSQGTVILPTHRLLHDAPNFNQYRLLESLKERFELVPVNTREEGIALLDRDDQAISLLEFSEVPRFVLLRDNIPPARDVTSSVLPVSRIEKEIFREIIGLSDDAIARRTNLFYPHTMAELDEMKESAPWDVAFLVRAVNPEQVMAIVHHGEFMPQKTTYFYPKLLTGLVIHEFEAQEGASLGSQARKSVYL is encoded by the coding sequence ATGCCGGAGTTTCTCCCATTCGTCGGCACGCGCTACGATAGCTCCAAAGTTACGCTCGCCAACGTTACATCGCCACCATACGATGTCATCTCGGACGAATTGCGAGATGTTCTATACGCGCGGGATGAACACAATGTCGTACGTCTCGAATTCAGCCGAGAACCGGATCCCTACGCAAGTGCGTACCAATTACTGCGGCAGTGGGAACAGCAGGGCATTCTGCGGAGAGAAGCTAATCCTGGCTATTACGTCTATCGCCAGATCTTCCATGCACCGGGCATCGATGCATCGGGGGGCAGTGCACCGCGAATCAGCGAAATGACGCGAACAGGTGTGATTGGACGGCTCAGGCTCTCGCCGTATGACGCGAAAGAGATTATTCCTCATGAGCGAACGCACGCAGGCCCGAAGCAAGACCGTATGCGGCTGATGGAAGCGACACGGGCGAATTTCTCCCCGATCTTTGGTCTGATTTCGGACCCCAGTTTTGTCTTCGATCAAACCTTGGAGATCGCGACCGTACAGCCGGCAATTGCCAATCTCGAGGAAGAACTTCCGGATGGACGCACGATTCGCCATCTGCTCTGGCGGCTTGACGATCAGGGCGCCATCGAGAGGATTGCTCGGATTGTAGGCAGCCAAAGTGTTGTCATTGCTGATGGCCATCATCGCTATGAGACCGCGCTCGAGTATCAAGGGCGGCATCCTGAAATTCCTCAGGCAGGATACATCATGAGCTATGTTTCCAACCTCCAGTCCCAGGGTACCGTCATTCTTCCGACCCATCGTCTGTTGCATGATGCCCCGAATTTCAATCAGTATCGTCTGCTCGAATCTCTGAAGGAGCGATTCGAACTCGTGCCGGTTAATACGCGCGAGGAAGGCATTGCGTTGCTCGATCGCGACGATCAAGCGATCTCACTCTTGGAATTCTCCGAAGTTCCAAGGTTCGTTCTCCTCCGCGACAATATCCCGCCAGCAAGGGATGTCACGTCCAGCGTTTTGCCTGTCAGCCGGATCGAAAAGGAGATTTTTCGTGAGATCATTGGACTTTCGGACGACGCAATTGCTCGTCGCACAAATCTGTTCTATCCTCACACGATGGCAGAACTTGACGAAATGAAGGAGTCCGCACCGTGGGATGTAGCGTTTCTCGTTCGCGCGGTGAACCCCGAGCAAGTGATGGCCATCGTTCATCACGGCGAATTTATGCCACAAAAGACGACCTATTTTTATCCAAAGTTACTTACAGGACTCGTTATTCACGAATTCGAAGCGCAAGAAGGCGCATCCCTGGGCAGTCAAGCACGGAAGTCGGTATATTTGTAA